The Vibrio gallaecicus genome contains a region encoding:
- a CDS encoding Lcl C-terminal domain-containing protein, translated as MKLKYYVIAALAVSGSSYAQTCVVNQPASQDDGQFIDRQDGTILDIDTNLLWAKCSLGETYTAETNLCSGVPTSYSTFQDALVATTDTTLTTIGSQTGFRLPNIKELGSIVDYRCTQPAINLSFFPTTINAPYWTNTPDNNGINSNHDGLIIDFTEAQEVTTNSSGMTLIRLVKELN; from the coding sequence ATGAAACTTAAATATTACGTTATTGCAGCACTTGCTGTTTCAGGCTCAAGCTATGCTCAAACCTGTGTTGTAAATCAACCAGCTTCACAAGATGATGGTCAGTTCATCGACCGTCAAGATGGCACAATTTTAGATATTGACACTAATCTCCTATGGGCAAAATGTAGCCTTGGTGAAACCTACACTGCCGAAACTAATCTATGCAGTGGCGTTCCTACGAGCTACAGCACTTTTCAAGACGCGTTAGTGGCTACTACTGATACAACACTAACAACCATCGGTTCTCAAACTGGTTTTAGACTGCCAAACATAAAAGAGCTGGGTTCAATTGTTGATTATCGTTGTACGCAACCTGCTATCAATTTAAGTTTTTTTCCTACTACAATTAATGCGCCTTATTGGACAAACACTCCTGATAATAACGGCATAAATAGCAATCATGACGGGTTAATCATTGATTTTACTGAAGCTCAAGAAGTGACAACAAACTCAAGTGGGATGACACTTATCCGCTTAGTGAAAGAACTGAACTAA